One Solanum pennellii chromosome 10, SPENNV200 genomic region harbors:
- the LOC107002500 gene encoding probable aquaporin TIP3-1 isoform X2: MASNSNVVFGDEESQVSGGTNRVQPCSSTPRKINTIDDDEGKKHNFLSLSQRLGVADFFCLDVWRASMGELLGSAVLVFMLDTIVISTFESDMKMPNLIMSILIAVVITILLLAVVPVSGGHINPVISFSAALVGIISMSRAIIYIVAQCVGAILGALALRAVVSSSIEDTFSLGGCTVTIIAPGPNGPVIVGLEMAQALWLEIFCTFVFLFASIWMAYDHRQAKALGHVTVLSIVGLVLGLLVFISTVTAKKGYGGAGMNPARCLGPAIIRGGHLWDGHWIFWVGPTIGCVAFYVYTKIIPPKHFLGEYGFKHDFVGVVKALSNV, encoded by the exons ATGGCTTCTAATAGTAATGTTGTTTTTGGTGATGAGGAAAGCCAGGTTTCTGGTGGGACTAACAGAGTTCAACCTTGTTCTTCTACACCAAGAAA GATTAAtactattgatgatgatgagggaAAGAAGCACAATTTTCTCTCACTCTCTCAAAGGCTGGGCGTTGCTGACTTCTTTTGTTTGGAT gTATGGCGAGCATCGATGGGAGAACTCCTAGGTTCAGCGGTTCTTGTTTTCATGTTGGATACTATAGTAATTTCCACTTTCGAAAGTGATATGAAAATGCCAAATTTGATCATGTCCATTCTCATAGCAGTTGTGATCACAATTCTACTCCTGGCTGTTGTTCCGGTGTCCGGAGGCCATATCAATCCGGTTATCTCTTTCTCGGCCGCGCTCGTCGGGATTATATCGATGTCAAGAGCCATAATTTACATTGTGGCACAATGTGTTGGTGCAATTTTAGGTGCACTAGCTCTCAGAGCTGTGGTTAGTTCATCAATTGAAGACACTTTCTCACTCGGTGGTTGTACTGTCACAATAATTGCACCGGGCCCAAATGGGCCTGTTATTGTGGGCCTAGAGATGGCCCAAGCCTTATGGCTAGAAATTTTTTGTacatttgtttttctctttgCTTCAATTTGGATGGCTTATGATCATAGACAAGCTAAGGCTCTTGGACATGTCACTGTCTTGTCCATTGTTGGTCTAGTGTTAGGTCTTCTAGTGTTTATCTCGACGGTCACCGCCAAAAAGGGCTACGGAGGGGCGGGGATGAACCCGGCGAGATGTTTGGGGCCAGCTATTATTAGAGGAGGTCATCTTTGGGATGGACATTGGATCTTTTGGGTTGGACCAACGATTGGTTGTGTAGCCTTCTATGTGTACACAAAAATCATTCCACCAAAGCATTTTCTTGGAGAATATGGATTCAAGCATGATTTTGTTGGAGTTGTTAAGGCTTTGTCGAATGTATAA
- the LOC107002500 gene encoding probable aquaporin TIP3-1 isoform X1, with amino-acid sequence MASNSNVVFGDEESQVSGGTNRVQPCSSTPRNRINTIDDDEGKKHNFLSLSQRLGVADFFCLDVWRASMGELLGSAVLVFMLDTIVISTFESDMKMPNLIMSILIAVVITILLLAVVPVSGGHINPVISFSAALVGIISMSRAIIYIVAQCVGAILGALALRAVVSSSIEDTFSLGGCTVTIIAPGPNGPVIVGLEMAQALWLEIFCTFVFLFASIWMAYDHRQAKALGHVTVLSIVGLVLGLLVFISTVTAKKGYGGAGMNPARCLGPAIIRGGHLWDGHWIFWVGPTIGCVAFYVYTKIIPPKHFLGEYGFKHDFVGVVKALSNV; translated from the exons ATGGCTTCTAATAGTAATGTTGTTTTTGGTGATGAGGAAAGCCAGGTTTCTGGTGGGACTAACAGAGTTCAACCTTGTTCTTCTACACCAAGAAA CAGGATTAAtactattgatgatgatgagggaAAGAAGCACAATTTTCTCTCACTCTCTCAAAGGCTGGGCGTTGCTGACTTCTTTTGTTTGGAT gTATGGCGAGCATCGATGGGAGAACTCCTAGGTTCAGCGGTTCTTGTTTTCATGTTGGATACTATAGTAATTTCCACTTTCGAAAGTGATATGAAAATGCCAAATTTGATCATGTCCATTCTCATAGCAGTTGTGATCACAATTCTACTCCTGGCTGTTGTTCCGGTGTCCGGAGGCCATATCAATCCGGTTATCTCTTTCTCGGCCGCGCTCGTCGGGATTATATCGATGTCAAGAGCCATAATTTACATTGTGGCACAATGTGTTGGTGCAATTTTAGGTGCACTAGCTCTCAGAGCTGTGGTTAGTTCATCAATTGAAGACACTTTCTCACTCGGTGGTTGTACTGTCACAATAATTGCACCGGGCCCAAATGGGCCTGTTATTGTGGGCCTAGAGATGGCCCAAGCCTTATGGCTAGAAATTTTTTGTacatttgtttttctctttgCTTCAATTTGGATGGCTTATGATCATAGACAAGCTAAGGCTCTTGGACATGTCACTGTCTTGTCCATTGTTGGTCTAGTGTTAGGTCTTCTAGTGTTTATCTCGACGGTCACCGCCAAAAAGGGCTACGGAGGGGCGGGGATGAACCCGGCGAGATGTTTGGGGCCAGCTATTATTAGAGGAGGTCATCTTTGGGATGGACATTGGATCTTTTGGGTTGGACCAACGATTGGTTGTGTAGCCTTCTATGTGTACACAAAAATCATTCCACCAAAGCATTTTCTTGGAGAATATGGATTCAAGCATGATTTTGTTGGAGTTGTTAAGGCTTTGTCGAATGTATAA